One Streptomyces sp. P9-A2 DNA window includes the following coding sequences:
- a CDS encoding FHA domain-containing protein FhaB/FipA, translating into MSELTLTVMRLGFLAVLWLFVIVAVQVIRSDLFGTRVTQRGARRETARPQQGARQAPPPQRQQSGGGRRGRNAPTKLVVTEGILTGTTVALQGQTITLGRAHDSTIVLDDDYASSRHARIYPDRDGQWIVEDLGSTNGTYLERSRLTTPTPIGPGSPIRIGKTVIELRK; encoded by the coding sequence ATGTCAGAGCTGACCCTCACGGTCATGCGGCTGGGTTTTCTGGCCGTTCTGTGGCTGTTCGTGATCGTGGCCGTGCAGGTCATCCGCAGCGACCTGTTCGGCACGCGGGTCACCCAGCGCGGAGCGCGCCGGGAGACCGCCCGGCCGCAACAGGGCGCCCGGCAGGCACCACCGCCGCAGCGCCAGCAGTCCGGGGGCGGCCGCCGCGGCCGTAACGCCCCCACCAAACTCGTCGTGACCGAGGGCATCCTCACGGGCACCACCGTCGCGCTCCAGGGCCAGACCATCACGCTGGGCCGGGCGCACGACAGCACCATCGTGCTGGACGACGACTACGCCTCCAGCCGCCATGCCCGGATCTACCCGGACCGCGACGGCCAGTGGATCGTCGAGGACCTGGGTTCCACGAACGGCACCTATCTGGAACGGTCCAGGCTGACGACCCCCACACCGATCGGACCGGGTTCACCGATCCGCATCGGCAAGACCGTCATCGAGCTGCGGAAGTAG
- a CDS encoding Stp1/IreP family PP2C-type Ser/Thr phosphatase, with product MSLSLRFAAGSHKGMIREGNEDSGYAGPRLLAIADGMGGAAAGEVASSEAISTIVSLDDDVPGSDLLTSLGSAVQRANDQLRMMVEEDPQLEGMGTTLTALLWTGQRLGMVHVGDSRAYLLRDGVLTQITQDHTWVQRLVDEGRITEEEATTHPQRSLLMRALGSGEHVEPDLSIREVRAGDRYLICSDGLSGVVSHQTLEEALAGYQGPEDTVQTLIELALRGGGPDNITVIIADVLDLDTGDTLAGRLSDTPVVVGAVAENQNQPSDNSAMQTPAGRAAGLGRRRGQGGGDDGGEFGPPGSGDVTGFIQTDGFDYGEGDFVKPRKNRRWLKRSFFGLLTLAVIGGGVYSGWRWTQTQYYVGTNGEHVALYQGISQDLAWVSLSKVEKDHPEIELKYLPPYQRKLVEATIAEGDLHGARSKIDELSVQASACRKEAERRTADSKNNSKTGEGEAGGTTGTTPASFTSKASPTPTPSDSTEAPQKSTPPSAPTPSPGPSLSEEEQKVVSLCGKQ from the coding sequence ATGAGTCTGTCCCTGCGCTTCGCCGCCGGATCGCACAAGGGGATGATCCGGGAGGGCAACGAGGACTCCGGTTACGCCGGCCCCCGCCTGCTCGCCATCGCCGACGGTATGGGCGGCGCCGCGGCCGGCGAGGTCGCCTCCTCCGAGGCCATCTCCACCATCGTCTCGCTCGACGACGACGTCCCCGGCTCCGACCTGCTCACCTCCCTCGGCTCGGCCGTGCAGCGCGCCAACGACCAGCTGCGCATGATGGTCGAGGAGGACCCCCAGCTCGAAGGCATGGGCACCACCCTGACCGCGCTGCTGTGGACCGGCCAGCGCCTCGGCATGGTCCACGTCGGCGACTCCAGGGCCTACCTGCTGCGCGACGGCGTCCTCACCCAGATCACCCAGGACCACACCTGGGTGCAGCGGCTGGTGGACGAGGGCCGGATCACCGAGGAGGAGGCGACCACCCACCCGCAGCGGTCCCTGCTCATGCGGGCCCTCGGCAGCGGCGAACACGTCGAGCCCGACCTGTCGATCCGCGAGGTCCGGGCGGGCGACCGGTATCTGATCTGCTCCGACGGCCTGTCCGGCGTGGTCTCCCACCAGACCCTCGAGGAAGCCCTGGCGGGCTACCAGGGTCCCGAGGACACCGTGCAGACACTGATCGAGCTGGCACTGCGCGGCGGCGGCCCGGACAACATCACCGTGATCATCGCCGACGTCCTCGACCTCGACACCGGTGACACCCTGGCCGGCCGGCTGTCCGACACCCCGGTCGTGGTCGGCGCCGTCGCCGAGAACCAGAACCAGCCCAGCGACAACAGCGCCATGCAGACCCCGGCCGGCCGCGCCGCCGGACTCGGCCGCAGGCGCGGCCAGGGCGGCGGGGACGACGGGGGCGAATTCGGCCCGCCCGGCAGCGGCGACGTCACCGGCTTCATCCAGACCGACGGCTTCGACTACGGCGAGGGCGACTTCGTCAAGCCCCGCAAGAACCGCCGGTGGCTCAAACGCTCCTTCTTCGGCCTGCTCACCCTCGCCGTCATCGGCGGCGGCGTGTACAGCGGCTGGCGCTGGACGCAGACCCAGTACTACGTCGGCACCAACGGCGAACACGTCGCGCTCTACCAGGGCATCAGCCAGGACCTGGCCTGGGTCTCGCTCTCGAAGGTCGAGAAGGACCACCCCGAGATCGAACTCAAGTACCTGCCGCCCTACCAGCGGAAGCTGGTCGAGGCGACCATCGCCGAAGGCGACCTGCACGGCGCCCGGTCGAAGATCGACGAACTCTCGGTCCAGGCCTCCGCGTGCAGGAAGGAAGCCGAGCGCCGCACCGCCGACAGCAAGAACAACTCCAAGACCGGCGAGGGCGAGGCCGGAGGCACCACGGGAACCACACCCGCCTCCTTCACGTCCAAGGCCTCGCCGACGCCGACCCCCTCGGACTCGACCGAGGCACCGCAGAAGTCCACGCCCCCGTCCGCACCTACTCCCAGCCCCGGCCCCAGCCTCTCGGAGGAGGAGCAGAAGGTCGTCTCGCTGTGCGGTAAGCAGTAG
- a CDS encoding NAD-dependent epimerase/dehydratase family protein yields MTVNLLITGGTGFIGSRITAAARRRPHTHIRLLSRRAPAGNAQPDAPQPSTFPDTPPPAVTVPGDLTDPASLHGSCAGVDVLVHCASRITGDPESVAAVNDRGTKALVEEAVRSGVRRILYVSTAAVHGRGPFRGVRPGEAPVAPVSATSRTRAAAERHVLDAGGLVLRPHLVYGSGDHWVVPGLVGLLRELSATVAGCGALHSMIDVDVLGRAAVAAALSPVHEPGVHYVNHPDPVAASELLAAVCAQVEQPGGGTAVDVTTAYARAAGSPRALHHLGMLTVDHWFRDDTFWDRLDCSPGEPFLRAFPHAAPWYRSFATAL; encoded by the coding sequence GTGACGGTGAACCTCCTGATCACGGGCGGCACCGGTTTCATCGGGAGCCGGATCACCGCCGCGGCGCGCCGACGCCCGCACACCCACATCCGGTTGCTGTCCCGCCGCGCCCCCGCCGGGAACGCACAGCCCGACGCCCCGCAGCCGAGCACCTTCCCGGACACGCCCCCGCCCGCCGTGACCGTCCCCGGTGACCTCACCGACCCCGCCTCCCTGCACGGCAGTTGCGCCGGCGTCGATGTCCTCGTCCACTGCGCCTCACGCATCACCGGCGACCCGGAATCCGTCGCGGCGGTCAACGACCGGGGCACCAAGGCGCTGGTGGAGGAGGCGGTACGCAGCGGGGTGCGCCGGATCCTGTACGTGAGCACCGCCGCCGTCCACGGCAGGGGCCCCTTCCGCGGCGTACGGCCGGGCGAGGCTCCCGTCGCCCCCGTCTCCGCCACCAGCCGCACCCGCGCCGCGGCCGAACGGCACGTACTCGACGCGGGCGGCCTGGTGCTGCGACCCCACCTGGTGTACGGCTCGGGCGACCACTGGGTGGTACCCGGACTGGTGGGGCTCCTGAGGGAGTTGTCGGCCACCGTGGCGGGCTGCGGGGCCCTGCACTCGATGATCGACGTCGACGTCCTGGGCCGCGCGGCCGTCGCCGCGGCACTCTCCCCGGTCCACGAACCCGGCGTCCACTACGTCAACCACCCGGACCCGGTAGCCGCGTCGGAGCTGCTCGCGGCCGTCTGCGCACAGGTGGAACAGCCCGGCGGGGGAACGGCGGTCGACGTCACGACCGCCTACGCGCGGGCCGCCGGCTCCCCGCGCGCCCTGCATCACCTCGGCATGCTCACCGTCGACCACTGGTTCAGGGACGACACCTTCTGGGACCGCCTGGACTGCTCCCCGGGCGAGCCCTTCCTCCGCGCCTTCCCCCACGCGGCCCCCTGGTACCGGTCGTTCGCCACCGCCCTCTGA
- a CDS encoding ScbA/BarX family gamma-butyrolactone biosynthesis protein: MPQSGATSTPTEDRTGQRSAPATTAGQAVGALTVTRVTAELAHRTRAADIFPTEWVRLSELDFRVTAHWPADHSFFGPVDDLRQDPMIVAETLRQTTMALAHAEFGAPLDTHFVMWDLGISTVPSELLLADAAEPVTVDVVCSEVRRRGRGLSSMRTTMEFHRAGRLVARGTGSMGCTSPAAYRRLRAGQPGSPGSPGTAIPPLPPVPHELVGRHRAEDVVLARSDRPGTWLLRVDTSHPVLFARPNDHVPGMVLFEAARQAATAATGGRVFLPSDLASSFSRYTELDSPCLLETEVFDKGGADDEARSPDRGDDGDEGEVTVRVFGLQNDEPVFTVTLASALHRRSPWPPPRLPPAPAPSPVRSLT, from the coding sequence ATGCCGCAGTCAGGTGCCACAAGCACGCCCACGGAGGATCGAACCGGACAGCGAAGCGCGCCCGCAACCACCGCTGGACAGGCAGTCGGCGCCCTCACCGTCACCCGGGTCACCGCGGAACTCGCCCACCGCACCCGCGCGGCGGACATCTTCCCGACGGAATGGGTCCGCCTGTCCGAACTCGACTTCCGCGTCACCGCGCACTGGCCCGCCGACCACTCCTTCTTCGGCCCCGTGGACGACCTCCGCCAGGATCCGATGATCGTCGCCGAGACACTGCGCCAGACGACGATGGCCCTCGCCCATGCCGAGTTCGGTGCCCCCCTCGACACACACTTCGTCATGTGGGATCTGGGAATCTCCACCGTCCCCTCCGAACTGCTGCTCGCGGACGCCGCGGAGCCGGTCACCGTCGACGTCGTCTGCTCCGAGGTACGCCGCCGGGGCCGCGGCCTGAGCAGCATGCGGACCACCATGGAGTTCCACCGCGCGGGACGGCTCGTCGCCCGGGGCACCGGCAGCATGGGCTGCACCTCACCGGCCGCGTACCGCCGCCTGCGAGCCGGGCAGCCGGGCAGCCCGGGCAGCCCGGGCACCGCGATACCTCCCTTACCCCCCGTCCCTCACGAGCTGGTCGGCCGTCACCGCGCGGAGGACGTCGTCCTCGCCCGCTCCGACCGCCCCGGCACCTGGCTCCTGCGTGTCGACACCAGTCACCCCGTGCTCTTCGCCCGGCCCAACGACCACGTCCCCGGCATGGTTCTGTTCGAGGCGGCCCGCCAGGCGGCGACAGCGGCAACCGGCGGACGCGTCTTCCTGCCGTCCGACCTGGCCTCCTCCTTCAGCCGCTACACCGAGCTGGACAGCCCTTGCCTCCTCGAAACCGAGGTCTTCGACAAGGGCGGAGCCGACGATGAGGCCAGGAGCCCCGACAGGGGGGACGACGGTGACGAAGGCGAGGTGACCGTACGGGTCTTCGGCCTGCAGAACGACGAACCCGTCTTCACCGTCACCCTCGCCTCGGCCCTCCACCGCCGGAGCCCGTGGCCACCCCCAAGGCTTCCCCCAGCCCCAGCCCCATCCCCGGTACGGTCGCTGACGTGA
- a CDS encoding DUF2252 domain-containing protein — MGEAVVVTETGAGGTGTGRTAERAEPDLAAGEVRRLPRVPGFAAWPPEGSAKADGKALRRLVPRRAHSALDLDPSRPDAVSAVEESSRGRLPELTPIRVGRMAATPFAFLRGSAGLMGHDLARTPMTRIRAQLCGDAHAANFGLYGDARGGLVIDLNDFDETVWGPWEWDLKRLATSLVLAGREVGADEDTCRKAAQDTVGAYRRTMRLLAKMPVLDAWNAIADEELVSHTDAHDLLGTLERVYTKARANTSGRFAAKSTKVTEDGGRRFVDAPPVLRRVPDAEALAVASSLEEYVGTLQPDRLPLLARHAVQDVAFRVVGTGSVGTRSYVVLLLDHRGEPLVLQVKEARASALVPHLLTAGFDVPDVGHEGRRVVLGQKRMQVVSDNLLGWTTVEGRPYQVRQFRNRKGSVDPTALSADQVDDYARMTGALLARAHSHSADPRLIAGYCGRSDELDEAMGDFAFRYADRTEADHADLLTAVRSGRIAAETGV, encoded by the coding sequence ATGGGGGAGGCGGTTGTGGTGACCGAAACTGGTGCCGGCGGGACCGGGACGGGCAGGACGGCGGAGCGGGCGGAGCCGGACCTCGCCGCCGGTGAGGTGCGGCGGCTGCCGCGCGTACCGGGCTTCGCGGCGTGGCCGCCCGAGGGCTCGGCCAAGGCGGACGGCAAGGCTCTGCGCCGGCTGGTGCCGCGCAGGGCGCACTCGGCTCTCGATCTGGATCCCTCACGCCCCGACGCGGTCAGCGCGGTCGAGGAGTCCAGTCGTGGCCGGCTGCCCGAGCTGACGCCGATACGAGTGGGCAGGATGGCGGCGACACCGTTCGCCTTCCTGCGCGGATCGGCGGGCCTGATGGGCCACGACCTGGCCCGCACCCCCATGACGCGGATCCGCGCGCAGCTCTGCGGCGACGCGCACGCGGCGAACTTCGGTCTGTACGGCGACGCGCGCGGTGGGCTGGTCATCGACCTGAACGACTTCGACGAGACGGTGTGGGGTCCCTGGGAGTGGGACCTCAAGCGGCTCGCCACTTCGCTGGTGCTCGCGGGGCGGGAGGTCGGCGCGGACGAGGACACCTGCCGCAAAGCCGCCCAGGACACGGTGGGCGCCTACCGTCGCACGATGCGGCTGCTGGCGAAGATGCCGGTGCTGGACGCGTGGAACGCCATCGCCGACGAGGAACTGGTCTCCCACACCGACGCGCACGATCTGCTCGGCACACTGGAGCGGGTCTACACGAAGGCCCGCGCCAACACCAGCGGCCGTTTCGCGGCCAAGTCCACCAAGGTGACGGAGGACGGCGGGCGCCGCTTCGTCGACGCCCCGCCGGTGCTGCGCCGTGTCCCCGACGCCGAGGCCCTGGCGGTGGCCTCCTCCCTGGAGGAGTACGTCGGCACCCTCCAGCCCGACCGGCTTCCGCTGCTGGCCCGGCACGCGGTGCAGGACGTGGCGTTCCGCGTCGTCGGCACGGGCAGCGTGGGCACCCGCTCGTACGTCGTGCTGCTCCTCGACCATCGGGGGGAGCCCCTTGTCCTTCAGGTGAAGGAGGCCCGCGCCTCGGCGCTGGTGCCGCATCTGCTGACGGCCGGCTTCGACGTCCCCGACGTCGGCCACGAGGGCCGGCGCGTGGTCCTGGGCCAGAAGCGGATGCAGGTGGTCAGCGACAACTTGCTGGGCTGGACGACCGTCGAGGGGCGGCCCTACCAGGTACGGCAGTTCCGCAACCGCAAGGGCAGCGTCGACCCCACGGCCCTGTCCGCCGACCAGGTCGACGACTACGCCCGGATGACCGGCGCCCTCCTGGCCCGCGCCCATTCCCACAGCGCCGACCCCCGCCTGATCGCGGGGTACTGCGGCAGGAGCGACGAGCTCGACGAGGCGATGGGCGACTTCGCCTTCCGCTATGCCGACCGCACGGAGGCGGACCACGCGGACCTGCTGACAGCGGTCCGCTCGGGCCGGATCGCGGCGGAGACGGGGGTCTGA
- a CDS encoding DUF3662 and FHA domain-containing protein, which translates to MGVLKKFEQRLEGLVNGTFAKVFKSEVQPVEIAGALQRECDNNATIWNRDRTVVPNDFIVELSTPDFERLSPYSGQLGDELAGMVRDYAKQQRYTFMGPIKVQLEKADDLDTGLYRVRSRTLASSSSQAGPAGPGPSGPGPAGPGMGGPPVGGPGGYGYPPAGPTGAPPMPAAPPPGGRPGGYGYPQPAGGQRPPAAPASAGRTRHWVEINGNRHQISNGTLVLGRSTEADVRIDDPGVSRRHCEIRTGTPSTIQDLGSTNGIVVDGQHTTRATLRDGSRIVVGSTTIIYRQAEG; encoded by the coding sequence ATGGGAGTCCTGAAGAAGTTTGAGCAGCGACTCGAAGGCCTGGTCAACGGCACCTTTGCCAAGGTGTTCAAGTCCGAGGTGCAGCCCGTGGAGATCGCGGGAGCGCTCCAGCGGGAGTGCGACAACAACGCGACCATCTGGAACCGTGATCGCACCGTTGTCCCCAACGACTTCATCGTCGAACTGAGCACCCCCGACTTCGAGCGGCTCAGCCCGTACTCCGGGCAGCTCGGCGACGAACTCGCCGGCATGGTGCGCGACTACGCCAAGCAGCAGCGCTACACCTTCATGGGCCCCATCAAGGTGCAGCTCGAGAAGGCGGACGACCTCGACACCGGCCTGTACCGGGTGCGCAGCCGTACACTCGCCTCCTCCAGCAGCCAGGCGGGCCCCGCAGGTCCCGGCCCTTCAGGCCCCGGCCCCGCCGGACCCGGCATGGGCGGCCCGCCCGTCGGCGGCCCCGGCGGTTACGGCTACCCGCCGGCCGGTCCCACGGGCGCCCCGCCCATGCCGGCCGCGCCGCCGCCCGGCGGCCGGCCCGGCGGTTACGGCTACCCGCAGCCCGCGGGCGGCCAGCGGCCCCCCGCCGCACCCGCGTCCGCCGGACGCACCCGGCACTGGGTCGAGATCAACGGCAACCGCCACCAGATCTCCAACGGGACGCTCGTACTGGGCCGCAGCACCGAGGCCGACGTGCGGATCGACGACCCCGGCGTCTCCCGCCGGCACTGCGAGATCCGGACCGGAACGCCTTCGACGATCCAGGATCTGGGATCCACCAACGGCATCGTGGTGGACGGACAGCACACCACCCGCGCTACGCTCCGCGACGGCTCGCGAATCGTCGTGGGCAGCACCACCATCATTTACCGGCAAGCCGAAGGGTGA
- a CDS encoding ScbR family autoregulator-binding transcription factor, protein MARQERAIRTRRTILDAAAAVFDERGYTSATIGEILGRAGVTKGALYFHFGSKEELALGIFEEQLAVALQPQSSKLQELVDSGLVLALRLCTDPLVRASVGLALDQGALGLDRTPAFRMWIDQTTRTLAEAKAGGELLPHVEVTETAELLVASFSGVQLLSQLRCQRQDLEHRVVVLFQHMLPGIAVPAVLARLDISADRGRRALEAGRLEPATGNVATEAEAR, encoded by the coding sequence ATGGCGCGACAGGAGCGCGCGATCCGCACACGGCGGACCATTCTGGACGCGGCGGCGGCCGTCTTCGACGAGCGCGGTTACACCTCGGCGACCATCGGCGAGATTCTGGGCCGGGCAGGGGTGACCAAGGGAGCGCTGTACTTCCACTTCGGCTCCAAGGAGGAGCTGGCGCTCGGCATTTTCGAGGAGCAGCTGGCGGTGGCCCTGCAGCCCCAGTCCAGCAAGCTCCAGGAACTCGTCGACTCCGGTCTGGTGCTGGCCCTGCGGCTGTGCACGGATCCGCTGGTGCGCGCCAGTGTCGGACTGGCCCTGGACCAGGGAGCGTTGGGACTGGACCGGACCCCCGCTTTCCGGATGTGGATCGACCAGACCACCCGGACCCTGGCCGAGGCGAAGGCGGGGGGCGAACTGCTGCCGCACGTCGAGGTGACGGAGACGGCGGAACTACTGGTCGCGAGCTTTTCGGGAGTACAGCTCCTCTCGCAGCTGCGCTGTCAGCGGCAGGATCTGGAGCACCGGGTCGTGGTGCTGTTCCAGCACATGCTGCCGGGCATCGCGGTGCCGGCGGTGCTGGCCCGGCTGGACATCTCGGCGGACCGCGGTCGGCGGGCCCTTGAGGCGGGGCGCCTGGAACCGGCCACGGGGAACGTGGCCACCGAGGCAGAAGCGAGATAG